One genomic region from Leptospira tipperaryensis encodes:
- a CDS encoding ATP-dependent helicase, with translation MDPLLEGLNEEQKKAVLQVSGPVLILAGAGSGKTRVITHRIANLLINHGIDRICAVTFTNKAAAEMQERVKHLVPFLPANLQIKTFHSLCLYILRREASFFGYAGGFTVYDTTLQESLLKQVVKDLSLDPKFYKPSMLGNYISGLKDKMLSPEAYLEKEGRTDFSKNVSAIYKEYEKRKETSKAFDFGDLIWKTVQLLQKSPDALSKYRHKWEYVMVDEYQDTNKVQYELVILLAGEKKNLCVVGDDDQSIYSWRGADIANILNFEKDFPESVVIKLEENYRSSSNIILAASRVISNNTQRKQKEIFTNNPKGSPVILTEFQNESEEAHGVITRIRSAYSSGTEYKNIAIFYRTNSQSRYFEEALRNIGIPYKIFGGFRFFDRAEIKDFIAYLNVVSNPVDSVSLLRIVNYPPRGIGDSGIDKIREFSLEKGISLLETLGREEIPLKKAAKAKGKELFHLFSDLIEKTEKGSSPSEIALELLNRSGLMSYLKEEGTEESIARLENLQELVNSIEEYEKNSDSPSLEEYLNQISLLTSEEDTKELTDYVNLMTVHNAKGLEFQIVFLSGLEEGTFPHSMSLEDSQFGDEEERRLFYVALTRARKDLYLSFCRTSRKFGKIEDRIPSRFLAEVPKECFGEQQFATRERTARRPQGPPLASKVREIEEESNSGFSEPPSPDNLQLRAGDRVKHKQFGIGTILTVSGKEKNTKVAIRFGNVEKNFFVAYTPLEKL, from the coding sequence GTGGATCCTCTCCTCGAAGGTTTAAACGAAGAGCAAAAAAAAGCCGTCCTCCAAGTTTCCGGTCCAGTCCTGATCTTAGCGGGAGCGGGTTCGGGCAAAACACGCGTTATCACCCATAGAATCGCGAATCTTCTCATCAATCACGGGATTGATAGAATCTGCGCCGTCACGTTTACAAACAAGGCCGCCGCCGAAATGCAGGAACGAGTCAAACACTTAGTTCCGTTCCTTCCGGCCAATCTTCAAATCAAAACGTTTCATTCTCTTTGTCTTTATATCCTAAGAAGAGAAGCTTCCTTTTTTGGATACGCGGGAGGGTTTACCGTTTATGATACGACTCTTCAGGAATCTCTTCTCAAACAAGTCGTAAAGGATTTGTCTCTCGATCCAAAATTCTACAAGCCATCGATGCTTGGAAATTATATCAGCGGTCTTAAAGATAAGATGTTGTCTCCGGAAGCTTATCTTGAAAAGGAAGGACGAACCGATTTTTCAAAAAATGTCTCGGCGATTTATAAGGAATACGAGAAAAGAAAAGAAACAAGTAAGGCTTTCGATTTTGGAGATCTTATCTGGAAGACGGTTCAACTCCTACAAAAATCTCCGGATGCACTTTCCAAATATCGTCACAAATGGGAATACGTCATGGTCGACGAGTATCAGGATACAAACAAGGTCCAATACGAACTCGTGATTCTTCTCGCGGGAGAAAAAAAGAATCTCTGCGTCGTGGGTGACGACGATCAGTCGATCTATTCCTGGAGAGGCGCGGATATCGCGAACATTCTAAACTTTGAAAAGGATTTTCCGGAATCCGTCGTCATCAAACTCGAGGAAAATTATCGTTCTTCTTCGAACATCATTCTCGCCGCGTCACGCGTCATCTCAAACAACACACAACGCAAACAAAAAGAAATTTTTACAAACAACCCGAAGGGTTCTCCGGTGATTCTTACCGAGTTTCAGAACGAATCGGAAGAAGCCCACGGAGTCATTACGAGAATTCGTTCGGCGTATTCTTCCGGAACCGAATATAAGAATATTGCAATATTCTACAGAACAAATTCTCAGTCTAGATACTTTGAAGAAGCACTGCGAAACATCGGAATTCCTTATAAAATTTTCGGTGGGTTTCGGTTTTTTGACCGGGCGGAAATCAAGGATTTTATCGCCTACTTAAACGTAGTTTCCAATCCGGTGGATTCCGTTTCACTTTTACGAATCGTAAACTATCCTCCGCGTGGAATCGGAGATTCCGGAATCGATAAGATTCGAGAATTCTCCCTTGAAAAAGGAATTTCACTTTTGGAAACCTTGGGACGCGAAGAGATTCCTCTCAAAAAAGCGGCGAAGGCAAAAGGAAAGGAACTCTTTCATCTTTTTAGCGACCTCATCGAAAAGACCGAAAAGGGTTCTTCTCCTTCCGAAATCGCATTAGAACTTTTGAATCGTTCCGGTCTCATGTCCTATCTCAAAGAAGAGGGTACGGAAGAATCCATCGCTCGTCTGGAAAACTTACAAGAACTAGTCAATTCGATCGAAGAATACGAGAAAAATTCGGATTCTCCTTCTTTGGAAGAATATCTAAATCAGATCAGTCTTCTCACGAGCGAAGAGGATACGAAAGAGCTCACCGACTACGTAAATCTTATGACGGTGCATAACGCGAAGGGACTCGAATTTCAGATCGTCTTTTTATCCGGATTGGAAGAGGGAACCTTCCCTCACAGTATGAGTCTCGAAGATTCTCAGTTTGGAGACGAAGAAGAACGACGCCTTTTTTACGTAGCTCTGACTCGAGCTCGAAAGGATCTTTATTTGAGTTTTTGCCGAACTTCCCGCAAATTCGGAAAAATCGAAGACCGAATTCCTTCCCGGTTTTTGGCAGAAGTTCCGAAAGAATGTTTCGGAGAACAGCAATTTGCAACCAGAGAACGGACCGCGAGAAGACCACAGGGACCGCCCCTCGCTTCCAAGGTTCGAGAAATCGAAGAAGAATCCAACTCCGGTTTTTCAGAACCTCCTTCTCCGGATAACCTTCAACTCAGGGCGGGCGACCGGGTAAAACACAAACAATTCGGGATCGGCACGATTTTAACGGTTTCCGGAAAAGAAAAGAATACCAAGGTGGCGATTCGATTCGGAAACGTGGAGAAGAACTTTTTTGTTGCCTACACTCCGCTTGAGAAATTATAA
- a CDS encoding BamA/OMP85 family outer membrane protein, whose protein sequence is MLAILVGLLFYSGELTQLLSKRSDYIGKVIKEVKFKGNKNTSDSDLESMIDMRIGKQLTKKVLDKDLKTLFNSGFFYFVDIQAEELGDGVRIVVELKERPRVKEVEFVGADEVFPADLRDKLPLKDNEVITPQKITKSRDLILQKYRDEGFFLAYVKVELGKPDPKTNLVRVRFIIDEGEEIPVSKINVYGNESVETSELLSVMEMKEEGVFEGGNFKESSFEKDKDTIVAYLKSKGYLDAELMREGTNWEIHWENPEKKDRRVIIVNIKISEGQVYFFNGYTLNHDKTLDAEGRPLFLNKENNPPETPKEELKPLLPVKDLERNLDYSDADVGVLFDETRFMRDRGTMNELYSSRGYLFAQVIPRRKVISLDRENIEYYENCYTRKTDEERKICETEYAQLHIKRLRQLYNTKPELHGKKFVHVDFNIRENNLAYVENVVIKGNKKTQDRVIRRELLFKQGDLFNSSLVNRSRERIYNLGYFKEVNFNMRPGSDQTKMNLIIEVLEQPTGTVSMGGGYGTITGFSIFTEVGENNLNGTGQKISGRIEFGPYRRLFQVTWTEPWLYNKPWSLSLSLFYSSRIYNVGAVSITENNNQQSIKEQAIYSRDGVGFTVGIGHRIFINWTHFHRYSPSIYASTNPSSLVSDQVLAEVRRGWQFRSQVSNGLAYDIRDNVFNPTQGYDLLFQVDNVGQLLGGQSHFDQYRILAEYYHTWFDYSLFGLFRNNALRRWRVVQEFRSSSLFTFQRVPSYGKQDPIQNPYIQLQDLQFLGGYESLRGWFYNDAKYPTEWRDGAASRMIFGSELRFPIEPSLLWLVTFFDAGALYEEVNRAQGVRRDLFTTYDQRLLEAQQKDPVGYALTNSYNLTALRKADYTYEELNNPANLVLSGNNVALDKFRFSWGVGLRIQIPVLPLRIYFAQKLKYTGVADHPFTKFDSDNAFQFVFGIGDYRF, encoded by the coding sequence ATTCTAGCCATCCTCGTCGGACTTTTATTCTATTCAGGCGAACTGACTCAACTTCTTTCCAAACGAAGCGATTATATCGGAAAGGTAATCAAAGAAGTAAAATTCAAAGGAAATAAAAACACTTCCGATAGCGATCTGGAATCGATGATCGATATGCGGATCGGCAAACAGCTTACAAAGAAAGTTTTAGACAAGGATCTAAAGACTCTTTTTAATTCCGGATTTTTCTACTTTGTAGACATCCAAGCCGAAGAGTTGGGCGACGGAGTTCGGATCGTAGTCGAACTAAAAGAAAGACCCAGAGTAAAAGAAGTAGAATTTGTCGGCGCCGACGAAGTGTTTCCTGCGGACTTAAGAGATAAACTTCCTCTCAAAGACAACGAAGTCATCACTCCTCAAAAAATTACGAAGTCCAGAGATCTCATTTTACAAAAATACAGGGACGAAGGTTTTTTTCTCGCTTATGTAAAAGTGGAACTCGGAAAACCGGATCCAAAAACAAATCTCGTTCGAGTCCGTTTTATCATCGACGAAGGGGAGGAGATTCCCGTTTCCAAGATCAACGTCTATGGGAACGAATCCGTAGAAACTTCGGAACTTCTTTCCGTGATGGAAATGAAAGAAGAAGGAGTTTTTGAAGGAGGTAATTTTAAAGAATCTTCTTTCGAAAAAGATAAGGATACGATCGTCGCGTATCTTAAAAGTAAGGGTTATCTCGACGCGGAACTCATGCGAGAAGGAACCAACTGGGAAATCCACTGGGAGAATCCCGAAAAAAAAGACCGAAGAGTCATCATCGTAAATATCAAGATCTCGGAAGGCCAGGTTTACTTTTTTAACGGTTATACTCTCAATCACGATAAGACCTTGGATGCCGAAGGAAGACCTCTCTTCTTAAACAAGGAAAACAATCCTCCGGAAACTCCTAAGGAAGAATTGAAACCGCTTCTTCCGGTAAAGGACTTGGAAAGAAATTTAGACTACAGCGACGCGGATGTGGGAGTTCTTTTTGACGAAACTCGTTTTATGCGGGATCGCGGAACGATGAACGAACTCTATAGTTCGAGAGGTTATCTTTTTGCTCAGGTGATTCCTCGCAGAAAGGTCATTTCCTTAGATCGGGAAAATATAGAATATTACGAAAATTGTTATACTCGTAAAACGGATGAAGAAAGAAAAATCTGTGAAACTGAATACGCTCAACTTCATATCAAACGTTTAAGACAACTCTATAACACCAAACCGGAGTTACACGGAAAGAAATTCGTTCACGTCGATTTTAATATCCGTGAAAACAATTTAGCGTATGTCGAAAACGTAGTCATCAAAGGAAACAAGAAGACTCAGGATCGAGTGATCCGAAGAGAGTTGCTCTTCAAACAAGGGGATCTTTTTAATTCTTCTCTTGTAAACCGTTCTCGGGAAAGAATCTACAACCTCGGTTATTTTAAAGAAGTCAACTTCAACATGAGACCGGGTTCGGATCAAACCAAGATGAACCTGATCATCGAAGTTCTTGAACAACCCACCGGAACCGTCTCGATGGGGGGCGGTTACGGAACGATTACAGGATTTTCCATCTTTACCGAAGTTGGTGAAAACAACCTAAACGGAACCGGTCAAAAAATTTCCGGAAGAATCGAGTTTGGTCCGTATCGAAGATTGTTCCAGGTGACTTGGACGGAACCTTGGCTCTACAATAAACCTTGGTCTCTTTCTCTTTCTCTTTTTTATTCTTCGAGAATTTACAACGTGGGTGCGGTTTCCATTACGGAAAACAACAACCAGCAATCGATCAAGGAACAGGCGATCTATTCCAGAGACGGTGTGGGTTTTACGGTCGGGATCGGTCATCGAATCTTTATCAACTGGACCCACTTCCACCGTTATTCACCGAGTATCTACGCTTCTACAAACCCGTCTTCTCTCGTATCCGATCAGGTTCTTGCAGAGGTTCGAAGAGGTTGGCAGTTCCGTTCTCAGGTTTCAAACGGTCTCGCTTATGATATTCGAGACAACGTTTTTAATCCGACTCAAGGTTACGACCTTCTCTTTCAAGTGGACAACGTCGGACAGTTGTTAGGTGGTCAGTCGCACTTTGATCAGTATCGTATCTTGGCTGAATACTATCATACTTGGTTTGACTACAGTCTTTTCGGTTTATTTCGAAACAACGCCCTTCGTCGCTGGAGAGTCGTTCAAGAATTTAGAAGTTCTTCTCTTTTTACGTTTCAGAGAGTTCCCTCCTATGGAAAACAAGATCCGATTCAGAATCCATACATTCAGTTGCAGGACTTACAATTCTTAGGCGGTTACGAATCTCTTCGCGGTTGGTTCTATAACGACGCCAAGTATCCGACGGAATGGAGAGACGGGGCCGCGAGCCGTATGATCTTCGGATCGGAACTTCGATTTCCGATCGAACCAAGTTTACTCTGGCTCGTAACTTTCTTTGACGCAGGAGCCCTCTATGAAGAAGTCAACCGAGCGCAGGGAGTTCGTAGAGATCTTTTTACGACCTATGATCAAAGGCTTTTAGAAGCACAACAAAAAGATCCGGTCGGTTATGCGCTCACAAATTCTTATAACCTTACGGCTCTTCGGAAAGCGGATTATACCTACGAAGAATTAAACAATCCGGCCAATCTTGTTCTTTCCGGAAACAACGTCGCACTGGATAAATTCCGATTCTCTTGGGGTGTGGGTCTTCGAATCCAAATCCCGGTTCTTCCTCTCCGGATTTACTTTGCTCAAAAATTGAAATACACGGGCGTCGCGGATCATCCTTTTACAAAATTCGATTCGGACAACGCGTTTCAGTTTGTCTTCGGGATCGGAGATTATAGGTTTTGA
- a CDS encoding ExbD/TolR family protein, with protein sequence MKFRKFRSSAGRVGQIELAPLIDVICFIVIYFLMNATLEKSTVMKIELPRSSSTAQEKKKDELVITINKDGKIFLDKDTDPVPLEKLTEKINVFLGPVDKREPGKNRVIIRGDGTASYQTVIKVIDKVNEAGVSKFNLAMVRQSGSGEK encoded by the coding sequence ATGAAATTTAGAAAGTTCCGATCTTCTGCGGGTAGAGTCGGCCAAATCGAATTGGCTCCTTTGATCGACGTTATTTGTTTTATCGTAATTTATTTTTTGATGAACGCGACCTTGGAAAAATCTACGGTAATGAAGATAGAACTTCCGCGTTCTTCTTCCACGGCGCAGGAAAAGAAAAAGGACGAACTGGTAATCACCATCAATAAGGATGGAAAGATATTCTTAGATAAGGATACCGATCCTGTTCCCTTGGAAAAACTTACCGAGAAGATCAACGTATTTTTGGGGCCTGTTGACAAAAGAGAACCCGGTAAGAACAGAGTGATCATTCGTGGGGATGGTACGGCGAGCTATCAAACCGTAATCAAAGTGATTGATAAGGTAAACGAGGCAGGAGTGAGTAAGTTTAACCTAGCGATGGTTAGACAATCGGGAAGCGGAGAAAAATAA
- a CDS encoding MotA/TolQ/ExbB proton channel family protein, with protein MFLAKSDSLISAIPPESVPIVIVLVSIVGFTIIIERMLYFSKWKPITPNDWRALKDLFRQKNWDTATDFLKNLNNGPASQVLQAGIESSRKNLDAAEEEMLSAGFAQILKMERFLSGLGTIATISPLLGVLGTVLGIIRSFEEGSGTRGAEVGISEALITTAMGLAIAIPAYVAYNYFQKKKEDTIAEMENLSGQAIKYLK; from the coding sequence ATGTTTTTAGCCAAATCTGATTCTCTAATTTCTGCGATCCCTCCGGAATCGGTTCCTATCGTTATCGTTTTAGTTTCTATCGTAGGTTTCACAATCATCATCGAAAGGATGCTTTACTTTTCGAAATGGAAACCCATTACCCCGAATGATTGGCGCGCACTCAAAGACTTGTTTCGTCAAAAAAATTGGGACACCGCAACCGACTTTCTTAAAAACTTAAACAACGGTCCTGCTTCTCAAGTTCTGCAAGCGGGGATCGAATCTTCTCGTAAAAATTTAGATGCGGCGGAAGAGGAAATGCTTTCCGCGGGATTTGCTCAGATTCTTAAGATGGAAAGATTTCTATCCGGTCTGGGTACGATCGCAACGATTTCTCCTCTCCTTGGAGTTTTAGGAACGGTTTTGGGAATCATTCGTTCCTTTGAAGAAGGTTCCGGAACACGCGGGGCCGAAGTGGGTATCAGCGAGGCCTTGATTACGACGGCGATGGGACTTGCGATCGCGATTCCGGCTTACGTAGCCTACAACTACTTTCAAAAGAAAAAAGAAGATACAATCGCTGAGATGGAAAATCTTTCCGGCCAAGCGATCAAATATCTGAAGTAA